The Bacteroidota bacterium genome includes a region encoding these proteins:
- a CDS encoding ABC transporter permease, with product MVALLRTISETFSLVFQELKNNKLRTFLSLLGVSIGIFCIIAVLSAVDSLKRNMESGLDKLGTNMIYIQKWPWQFSNEEYAWWDYIKRPSMKYAEYKMLDDKLEGAEAVCVEVWLNLDEVKYQHNTLQNVQVSGVTEQYDKIYSLNFKDGRYFVPSESVGGSEVVILGYEVAEKLFPPNISAVGKYIWLREIDRQYKMKVIGVLEKEGESIIDISNDNTIIMPFNYIRRVVDMNSGFIDPVIEVKPKEGITADEIKDEIYPIMRSARNLHPLEESDFAVNEVTLAADALDDMFAVLNIVGLIIGGFSILVGGFGIANIMFVSVKERTNIIGIKKALGAKNYLILTEFLIEAIILSLIGCVVGLILVWLVMFMADKATDFGFLLSPKNALIGTSIAVAIGVIAGIIPAITASKMDPVEAIRSK from the coding sequence ATGGTAGCCTTACTCAGAACGATATCCGAAACCTTCTCTCTTGTATTTCAGGAACTGAAGAATAATAAGCTGCGCACCTTCCTTTCCCTGCTTGGTGTGTCGATCGGAATATTCTGCATTATCGCGGTATTGAGTGCCGTTGACTCTTTGAAAAGAAACATGGAAAGTGGTTTGGATAAACTTGGCACTAACATGATCTACATCCAAAAATGGCCATGGCAATTCAGCAATGAGGAATATGCCTGGTGGGATTATATTAAGCGGCCTTCCATGAAATATGCGGAATATAAAATGCTCGACGATAAACTGGAGGGAGCTGAAGCAGTTTGTGTGGAGGTATGGCTGAATCTGGATGAAGTAAAATATCAACACAATACCTTGCAAAATGTACAGGTTAGTGGTGTTACAGAACAGTATGATAAAATTTACAGCCTCAATTTTAAAGATGGAAGATATTTTGTTCCCAGTGAATCGGTTGGAGGTTCAGAGGTAGTAATATTAGGTTATGAAGTTGCGGAAAAATTATTTCCACCAAATATCAGTGCAGTTGGAAAATATATTTGGTTACGGGAAATAGACCGTCAATATAAAATGAAGGTTATCGGTGTATTGGAAAAGGAGGGCGAAAGTATAATTGATATTTCCAATGATAATACGATAATAATGCCTTTTAATTATATCAGAAGGGTAGTGGATATGAACAGTGGATTTATTGATCCGGTAATTGAAGTAAAACCAAAGGAAGGAATCACTGCAGATGAAATTAAAGATGAAATTTATCCAATCATGCGCAGCGCAAGAAATTTGCATCCTTTGGAAGAAAGTGATTTCGCTGTAAATGAAGTGACCTTAGCTGCAGATGCCTTGGATGATATGTTTGCAGTATTAAATATCGTAGGATTAATTATCGGAGGATTTAGTATTTTGGTAGGAGGATTCGGAATTGCCAATATTATGTTTGTAAGTGTAAAAGAAAGAACAAATATTATCGGTATAAAAAAAGCACTCGGCGCAAAAAATTATCTCATACTCACCGAATTTTTAATTGAAGCAATTATCTTATCTCTCATCGGTTGTGTCGTCGGTTTAATTCTGGTCTGGTTGGTAATGTTCATGGCCGATAAAGCCACCGACTTTGGATTTTTATTATCACCCAAAAATGCATTAATAGGAACATCAATTGCAGTTGCGATCGGAGTAATTGCAGGAATAATTCCCGCAATCACAGCATCCAAAATGGACCCGGTGGAAGCGATACGGTCGAAGTAA
- a CDS encoding DUF2795 domain-containing protein, translating into MYWTLELASYLEDAPWPATKDELIDYAIRSGAPIEVIENLQELEDEGEFYEGIEDIWSDYPTHDDFYFNEDEY; encoded by the coding sequence ATGTATTGGACACTCGAACTTGCATCATATTTAGAAGATGCTCCATGGCCGGCTACAAAGGATGAGTTGATTGACTATGCCATTCGTTCCGGAGCACCTATTGAAGTAATTGAAAACTTACAGGAACTCGAAGATGAAGGGGAATTTTACGAAGGTATTGAAGATATCTGGAGCGATTATCCCACGCACGACGACTTTTATTTCAATGAGGATGAATATTAA
- the queA gene encoding tRNA preQ1(34) S-adenosylmethionine ribosyltransferase-isomerase QueA: MKLSKFNFELPKDIIAQHPTAARDDAKMMVVHRKTGKIVHKKFKDILEYFSENDVMVLNNTKVFPARLYGRKEKTGAKIEVFMLRELNREMHLWDVLVDPARKIRVGNKLYFGDDDMLVAEVVDNTTSRGRTIRFLHDGSAEELRRILDIMGETPLPKYIKRKPDEDDKERYQTVFAKHEGAVAAPTAGMHFSRELLKRLEIKGINFAELTLHVGLGTFRSIDVEDLSKHKMDAEYFRVDKSCCDIVNKGLEENRRICAIGTTTMRACESAVSASGKLKPEEGWTNLFIHPPYDFTICNTMVTNFHLPKTSLVIMVAAFMGYDLTMEAYKVAMKEKYRFFSYGDAMLIVD; encoded by the coding sequence ATGAAGTTATCAAAATTCAATTTCGAACTCCCCAAAGACATTATTGCACAACATCCTACTGCCGCTCGTGACGATGCGAAAATGATGGTGGTTCACCGCAAAACAGGCAAGATCGTTCACAAAAAGTTCAAAGACATTCTGGAGTATTTTTCAGAAAATGACGTAATGGTGCTAAACAATACCAAGGTATTTCCAGCCCGTTTATACGGTAGAAAAGAAAAAACAGGTGCCAAGATAGAAGTATTTATGCTTCGTGAATTAAACCGCGAAATGCATTTATGGGACGTATTGGTAGATCCTGCCAGAAAAATTCGCGTTGGAAACAAATTATATTTTGGTGATGATGATATGCTAGTTGCTGAAGTTGTTGACAATACCACCTCACGCGGCAGAACAATTCGTTTTTTACACGATGGTTCCGCAGAAGAATTAAGACGAATTCTCGATATTATGGGCGAAACACCTCTTCCAAAATATATCAAACGCAAACCGGATGAAGACGATAAAGAACGTTACCAAACCGTTTTTGCCAAACATGAAGGCGCTGTTGCCGCTCCTACTGCAGGGATGCACTTTAGTCGCGAATTATTGAAAAGACTCGAAATAAAGGGAATAAATTTTGCCGAATTAACTCTCCATGTTGGTTTAGGTACCTTTAGAAGTATTGATGTGGAAGATCTTTCCAAACACAAAATGGATGCAGAATATTTCAGAGTAGATAAAAGCTGCTGCGATATCGTTAATAAAGGTTTAGAAGAAAATCGCAGAATTTGTGCCATTGGAACAACTACAATGAGAGCCTGCGAGAGTGCAGTATCTGCCTCAGGAAAACTAAAACCGGAAGAAGGATGGACCAATTTATTTATTCATCCTCCTTACGACTTTACCATCTGTAACACAATGGTTACAAATTTCCATTTACCCAAAACAAGCCTCGTGATCATGGTTGCAGCGTTTATGGGATATGACCTGACCATGGAAGCTTACAAAGTTGCTATGAAAGAGAAATATCGATTTTTCTCATACGGAGATGCGATGTTGATTGTGGACTAA